From Asticcacaulis sp. EMRT-3, one genomic window encodes:
- a CDS encoding DUF2059 domain-containing protein, translating into MRKVFMAASAAVCLMVAMPQLALAQAAAQATGTASDPASDTGATPAKLALVKHMFAAMHTDTMIKQMMGQMTPGLVAGLRKSNPQLSDADADKMQKVMAITGEVMSSYMPKMMDSMAEAYADIFTTDELTAMDHFYESPVGQSMLAKTPQVMAKITPAIGEMMPQMGAEIQKRVCAEIGCPTTGSADKTKS; encoded by the coding sequence ATGCGTAAAGTCTTTATGGCAGCCAGCGCGGCTGTGTGTCTGATGGTTGCCATGCCGCAACTGGCCCTGGCGCAAGCTGCGGCGCAAGCCACTGGCACGGCTTCAGATCCGGCAAGCGATACCGGTGCCACGCCCGCCAAGCTGGCTCTTGTGAAACATATGTTCGCCGCCATGCACACCGACACCATGATCAAGCAGATGATGGGGCAGATGACGCCGGGCCTTGTGGCGGGCCTGCGCAAATCGAATCCGCAACTGAGTGACGCGGATGCCGACAAGATGCAGAAGGTCATGGCCATTACCGGCGAGGTGATGAGCAGCTATATGCCAAAAATGATGGATTCGATGGCGGAGGCCTATGCTGACATCTTCACCACGGACGAACTGACCGCGATGGATCATTTCTATGAAAGCCCCGTCGGTCAATCCATGCTGGCCAAGACGCCGCAGGTCATGGCGAAAATAACCCCCGCAATAGGAGAAATGATGCCGCAGATGGGCGCCGAGATTCAAAAGCGCGTCTGCGCCGAAATCGGCTGTCCGACCACGGGATCGGCGGATAAGACCAAGTCGTAA
- a CDS encoding AbrB/MazE/SpoVT family DNA-binding domain-containing protein has translation MELKITRIGNSLGVILPREILLRMGLDKGDSLFVSETPEGYHVSPYNPAFAAQMETARELMKTRRNAVHELSK, from the coding sequence ATGGAACTGAAAATCACGCGCATCGGCAATTCGCTGGGGGTTATCCTGCCGCGCGAAATCCTGCTGCGCATGGGCCTCGACAAGGGCGACAGCCTGTTTGTCAGCGAAACGCCGGAGGGCTACCATGTGTCACCCTATAACCCGGCTTTCGCGGCCCAGATGGAGACGGCGCGCGAACTGATGAAGACGCGCCGTAATGCCGTTCACGAACTGAGCAAATAG
- a CDS encoding death-on-curing protein, whose product MAFTLIHDGVIEAIQAQLAAEHGGRAGLREKSMLKMLHARARALSESTSTDLASLAACYGYGLAHDQLFLSGNLATALIVIELFLELNQYRLKADDTTCFLGLSVVEHGELSAEAFAGWIRRHIISAAAKAA is encoded by the coding sequence GTGGCCTTCACCCTGATCCATGACGGCGTGATCGAGGCCATTCAGGCGCAACTGGCCGCCGAACATGGCGGGCGCGCCGGTTTGCGCGAAAAATCGATGCTGAAAATGCTGCACGCCCGCGCGCGTGCCCTCAGTGAGAGCACATCGACCGACCTGGCCAGCCTGGCCGCCTGCTATGGCTATGGACTGGCGCATGATCAGCTTTTCTTAAGCGGCAATCTGGCCACGGCCCTGATCGTCATCGAGTTGTTTCTGGAACTGAACCAGTATCGCCTCAAGGCCGACGACACGACCTGTTTCCTCGGCTTAAGCGTGGTCGAACACGGCGAACTGAGCGCCGAAGCCTTTGCGGGCTGGATCCGCCGCCACATCATCAGCGCCGCCGCGAAGGCCGCCTGA